Proteins encoded by one window of Lates calcarifer isolate ASB-BC8 linkage group LG7_1, TLL_Latcal_v3, whole genome shotgun sequence:
- the mcm3 gene encoding DNA replication licensing factor MCM3 — translation MATDVVDDREMREAQRDYLDFLDDDQDQGIYQSKVRDMISENKARLIVNINDLRRRNEARAAKLMNNAFEELLAFQRALKDVVASVDATYAKQYEEFFVGLEGSFGSKHVTPRTLTSRLLSSMVCVEGIITKCSLVRPKVVRSVHYCPATKKTMERKYTDMTSLDAFPSSAIYPTKDEENNPLETEFGLSIYKDHQTITVQEMPEKAPAGQLPRSVDIILDNDLVDMVKPGDRVQVIGTYRCLPGKKGGFTSGTFRTIMIACHVKQMSKEVSPYFSADDVAKIRNFSRTRSKDVFDQLARSLAPSIHGHEYIKKAILCMLLGGVEKVLENGSRIRGDINILLIGDPSVAKSQLLRYVLHTAPRAIPTTGRGSSGVGLTAAVTTDQETGERRLEAGAMVLADRGVVCIDEFDKMSDMDRTAIHEVMEQGRVTIAKAGIHARLNARCSVLAAANPVYGRYDQYKTPMENIGLQDSLLSRFDLLFIVLDQMDPEQDREISDHVLRMHRYRDPREQEGAAMALGGSVDVLATEDPDAIAEEHEELQIYEKHNNLLHGSKRKKDKIVSKEFMRKYIHIAKAVTPVLTEEAANHIAEEYSRLRSQEQLAADIARTSPVTARTLETLIRLSTAHAKARMSKAVELEDSEVAVELVQFAYFKKVLEKEKKRSRQERDSGSEEEEDEETSTQHSQRTQRKRGRRGSQGSEPYSPYDFSEEQDVPEIQAGTPKPAKPQREEEEPMDATSQAEGTELSAERLKEFKSSLFAVFQSAHAQSVKMKTLMDDINKERQNQFSEPEVRAALARMQDDNQVMLADDIIFLI, via the exons AACCGACGTTGTAGATGACCGGGAGATGAGGGAGGCTCAGAGGGATTACCTGGACTTTCTGGACGACGAT CAAGACCAGGGGATTTACCAAAGCAAAGTCCGGGACATGATCAGCGAGAACAAAGCTCGACTCATCGTCAACATCAACGACCTGAGGAGACGCAACGAGGCCCGGGCTGCAAA GCTGATGAACAATGCTTTTGAGGAGCTGCTCGCGTTCCAGCGGGCGTTGAAGGACGTGGTGGCTTCAGTGGACGCCACCTATGCCAAGCAGTACGAGGAGTTCTTCGTCGGCCTGGAGGGCAGCTTCGGCTCCAAGCACGTCACCCCTCGTACCCTGACCTCCCGACTGCTGAGCAGCATGGTCTGTGTAGAGGGCATCATCACCAAGT GCTCTCTGGTGCGTCCCAAAGTGGTGCGCAGCGTTCACTATTGCCCAGCCACCAAGAAGACAATGGAAAGGAAGTACACGGACATGACCTCCCTGGACGCTTTCCCTTCCAGTGCCATCTACCCCACTAAA GATGAGGAGAACAACCCTCTGGAGACAGAGTTTGGATTGTCCATCTACAAGGACCACCAGACCATCACAGTGCAGGAGATGCCAGAGAAGGCACCTGCTGGCCAGCTCCCTCGATCTGTAGACATCATCCTGGACAATGACCTAGTGGACATGGTCAAGCCGGGAGACAGGGTGCAGGTCATTGGGACATACCGCTGCCTGCCTGGAAAGAAGGGAGGATTCACCTCTGGTACATTCAG GACCATCATGATAGCCTGCCACGTCAAACAAATGAGCAAGGAGGTGTCCCCCTACTTCTCTGCTGATGACGTGGCCAAAATCAGAAACTTCAGCCGGACTCGCTCCAAA GATGTGTTCGATCAGCTGGCCCGCTCTCTGGCTCCCAGTATCCACGGACACGAGTACATCAAGAAGGCCATCCTCTGCATGCTGCTGGGTGGTGTGGAGAAGGTGCTGGAAAACGGCTCACGCATCAGAGGAGAcatcaacatcctgctcattg GTGATCCGTCAGTGGCCAAGTCCCAGCTTCTGCGTTATGTGCTCCACACGGCACCCAGAGCCATCCCCACCACTGGACGAGGTTCCTCTGGTGTGGGTCTGACTGCTGCCGTCACCACCGACCAGGAGACTG GTGAGCGACGTCTGGAGGCGGGCGCCATGGTGCTGGCCGACCGGGGCGTGGTGTGCATCGACGAGTTCGACAAGATGTCCGACATGGACCGCACGGCCATCCACGAGGTGATGGAGCAGGGCCGCGTCACCATCGCCAAGGCCGGGATCCACGCCCGCCTCAACGCCCGCTGCTCTGTGCTGGCGGCTGCCAATCCTGTCTACGGCAGG TATGACCAGTATAAAACCCCCATGGAGAATATCGGCCTCCAGGACTCCCTGCTGTCACGTTTCGACCTTCTCTTCATCGTGCTGGATCAGATGGACCCGGAGCAGGACCGGGAGATCTCGGACCACGTGCTGAGGATGCACCGCTACCGTGACCCCCGTGAGCAGGAGGGAGCAG CCATGGCTCTGGGTGGCTCAGTAGATGTCCTGGCTACCGAGGACCCAGACGCAATAGCAGAGGAGCACGAGGAGCTGCAGATCTACGAGAAACACAACAACCTGCTGCATGGAAGCAAGAGGAAGAA GGATAAGATTGTGAGTAAGGAGTTCATGAGGAAGTACATCCACATCGCCAAGGCTGTGACACCGGTGCTGACAGAGGAGGCAGCCAATCACATCGCAGAGGAGTACTCGAGGCTGAGGAGCCAGGAGCAGCTGGCTGCTGATATTGCCAGG acctCTCCAGTGACGGCCCGAACCCTGGAGACTCTGATCCGTCTGTCAACAGCGCACGCCAAGGCCCGCATGAGCAAAGCTGTGGAGCTGGAGGACTCGGAGGTGGCAGTGGAGCTCGTTCAGTTTGCCTACTTTAAAAAG gttttggagaaggagaagaaacgCTCGAGACAGGAACGGGACTCCGgttcagaggaggaagaggatgaggagacaTCCACTCAGCATTCACAGAGAACTCAAAGGAAGAG GGGGCGCCGTGGTTCTCAGGGCAGCGAGCCCTACAGCCCATATGACTTCAGTGAAGAGCAGGACGTCCCTGAGA TTCAGGCTGGCACTCCGAAACCAGCCAAGCCacagcgagaggaggaggagcccaTGGATGCCACATCACAGGCTGAAGGCACTGAGCTCTCTGCAGAAAG GCTGAAAGAATTCAAGTCGTCcctgtttgcagtgtttcaATCTGCTCACGCTCAGTCTGTGAAGATGAAGACACTGATGGACGACATCAACAAGGAGCGGCAGAATCAGTTCTCGGAGCCAGAGGTTCGCGCCGCTCTGGCTCGCATGCAGGACGACAACCAGGTCATGTTGGCCGATGACATCATCTTCCTCatctga